A region from the Paenarthrobacter aurescens genome encodes:
- a CDS encoding DUF6504 family protein — translation MGLFSESIAVNCKDTNCNDTGQPQYVQWKGTQYTVTNEPVRWYERRQWWLEENRAPLGSGAGLVDHEIWRVQLIPSTAGPGTVHTITLDLVRHMGSGRWRLLRIHDAAPSRAEEPEEAA, via the coding sequence ATGGGGCTGTTCAGTGAATCAATAGCAGTGAACTGCAAGGACACAAACTGCAATGACACAGGCCAGCCACAGTACGTCCAATGGAAAGGCACGCAGTACACGGTCACCAACGAACCCGTCCGCTGGTACGAACGCCGCCAATGGTGGCTCGAAGAAAACCGCGCACCACTGGGAAGCGGAGCCGGCCTGGTAGACCACGAGATCTGGCGGGTACAACTCATCCCCTCCACAGCCGGACCCGGGACCGTCCACACCATCACCCTTGACCTCGTCCGGCACATGGGCAGCGGACGCTGGCGACTCCTGCGCATCCACGACGCCGCACCATCACGCGCCGAAGAACCCGAAGAAGCAGCGTGA
- a CDS encoding FAD-dependent monooxygenase encodes MEKVDIIGGGIAGLALAGILDPGRFEVTIYEQRPELPTVGTTLAMWPEAQEALSELGILGAVRSRGAMIRTGALRSPSGEPMLSMEGEGLLGVSRPALLERLDAAVPGSVRRVVGRVEQLPGGAGLTVGADGVNSVVRSNLRGRHSAARPTPFLAVRGVIPGTPHPQDIGEYWARGQIFGLAPAGGGSNWYASFRSDLGPDKVDVADALEVTRSRYANHSRAVREVLAAATPENSLAQRIWICPPLTRYSQGNMVLLGDAAHAMTPNLGRGACEALIDAVTLGKLLNRLPKEKALAAYGRKRVMRTQLLRFASSLMGRVALAQSAQPVRDALVKQVGNRLSRARERAETSK; translated from the coding sequence ATGGAAAAGGTGGACATCATTGGTGGAGGAATCGCCGGACTCGCGCTCGCAGGGATACTTGATCCCGGCAGGTTCGAGGTCACCATCTACGAGCAGAGACCTGAACTGCCCACAGTAGGAACAACCCTCGCCATGTGGCCCGAAGCCCAGGAGGCGCTGTCCGAGCTGGGGATCCTGGGGGCTGTCCGAAGCCGCGGCGCCATGATCAGGACCGGCGCGCTGCGCAGCCCCTCCGGGGAGCCCATGCTTTCCATGGAAGGTGAAGGTCTGTTGGGGGTATCCCGCCCCGCACTGCTTGAGCGCTTGGACGCTGCGGTGCCCGGTTCGGTGCGCAGGGTAGTGGGCAGGGTGGAGCAACTGCCCGGCGGTGCCGGATTGACCGTGGGTGCAGATGGGGTAAACAGTGTGGTTCGATCAAACCTCCGCGGCAGGCACAGCGCAGCGCGGCCCACACCATTCCTGGCCGTCCGGGGAGTCATCCCCGGAACCCCGCACCCACAGGACATTGGGGAATACTGGGCGCGGGGTCAAATCTTCGGCCTGGCTCCGGCGGGAGGTGGAAGCAACTGGTACGCCTCCTTCCGCTCAGATCTTGGACCGGACAAAGTAGACGTCGCCGATGCCCTTGAAGTGACCCGAAGCCGCTACGCAAACCACTCACGCGCCGTGCGGGAAGTACTGGCGGCAGCAACACCGGAAAATTCGCTTGCCCAACGCATCTGGATCTGTCCGCCCCTGACCCGGTACTCGCAGGGGAACATGGTGCTGTTGGGTGACGCCGCCCATGCCATGACCCCCAACCTGGGGCGGGGTGCCTGCGAAGCACTCATCGACGCAGTGACGCTGGGCAAACTGCTGAACCGGCTGCCCAAGGAAAAAGCCCTTGCGGCCTACGGCAGAAAAAGGGTCATGCGCACACAACTGCTCCGGTTTGCCTCATCCCTTATGGGCAGGGTGGCGCTTGCCCAAAGTGCCCAGCCCGTGCGCGATGCCCTGGTCAAACAGGTAGGGAACCGTCTCTCACGAGCCCGGGAAAGGGCAGAAACTTCGAAGTAG
- a CDS encoding TetR/AcrR family transcriptional regulator — translation MPDRRTELADAALAVVAAKGLKGLTHRAVDAQAGVSLGTTSNYFRNRAALMGAAVDRVEERDRLLLEEGGMDIPTSVAALAEQIAAAVLGLAKENAQLTRARFAFALDQPEVVAAGHERLVWSLAHLLEALSIPEARARAEAVSDYSDGLAMHLLTARKGQDIDTATVARNIRRLLEG, via the coding sequence ATGCCTGACCGCCGAACAGAACTAGCAGACGCAGCACTGGCCGTCGTTGCTGCCAAAGGCCTGAAGGGACTCACCCACCGGGCCGTAGATGCCCAGGCGGGTGTCTCCCTGGGAACTACCTCGAACTATTTCCGCAACCGGGCCGCACTGATGGGCGCCGCCGTCGACCGCGTTGAAGAACGTGACCGCCTCCTGCTGGAGGAGGGCGGAATGGACATACCGACGTCGGTAGCTGCCTTGGCCGAACAGATCGCCGCAGCGGTTCTGGGACTCGCAAAGGAAAATGCCCAACTGACCCGCGCCAGATTCGCGTTCGCCCTGGATCAACCCGAGGTGGTAGCCGCCGGGCACGAACGATTGGTATGGTCCTTGGCCCACCTCCTCGAGGCCCTGTCCATCCCTGAGGCCCGGGCACGGGCGGAGGCAGTATCGGATTACAGCGACGGCCTGGCAATGCACCTGCTGACCGCACGCAAAGGCCAGGACATTGACACCGCCACCGTGGCGCGGAACATCCGCCGGCTTCTTGAGGGATGA
- a CDS encoding SOS response-associated peptidase yields the protein MARAVGDLLAEFDAELENEIALEKSWNVAPTDAVPIVLERLIDDGVKRQLHVAKWGLVPSWAKDPKGGARLINARSETLLEKPSFKKAAVARRCAVPADGYYEWKKGEGRNKQPYYVHPGDGHGLVFAGLYEWWRDQSAPADDPGRWLLSMSILTADTPTVDEAKTRRSASVFDELTALHDRVPLPMSTETMEAWLDPREKDAQGLVDLVRSRAHDAAAGWTLDAVGAAVGNVRNNSPELIEPVEALF from the coding sequence ATGGCTCGTGCGGTGGGAGACTTGCTCGCCGAGTTCGATGCCGAGCTGGAAAATGAGATCGCGCTGGAGAAGTCCTGGAACGTGGCACCGACTGATGCCGTTCCCATTGTGTTGGAGAGGCTGATTGACGATGGCGTCAAGCGGCAGCTTCATGTGGCGAAGTGGGGGTTGGTTCCTTCATGGGCCAAGGATCCCAAGGGCGGTGCGAGGCTGATCAATGCCCGGAGTGAAACGCTGCTGGAGAAGCCCTCCTTCAAGAAGGCTGCTGTGGCCAGGCGTTGCGCTGTTCCGGCGGATGGCTATTACGAATGGAAAAAGGGGGAGGGCAGGAACAAGCAGCCGTATTACGTGCACCCGGGGGATGGGCACGGTCTTGTTTTTGCCGGTTTGTATGAGTGGTGGCGGGATCAGTCGGCCCCTGCGGATGACCCGGGCCGTTGGTTGCTGTCCATGTCCATCCTGACTGCTGACACGCCAACGGTGGATGAGGCGAAAACCCGGCGTAGTGCCTCGGTATTTGATGAGCTGACTGCCCTCCATGACCGTGTTCCGTTGCCTATGAGCACTGAGACGATGGAAGCGTGGTTGGATCCGCGGGAGAAGGACGCTCAGGGGTTGGTTGATTTGGTCCGTTCCAGGGCGCACGACGCTGCGGCCGGGTGGACATTGGACGCAGTGGGTGCTGCGGTGGGAAATGTCCGCAACAACTCACCGGAACTCATCGAACCGGTGGAGGCTCTCTTCTAG
- a CDS encoding mycoredoxin: MDFTPDSGTITMFSTTWCGYCNRLKKQLDAKGIGYTEINIEEVDGTAELVEQLNGGNRTVPTVLFPDGTAATNPSASEVESRLAA, encoded by the coding sequence GTGGACTTCACTCCCGACTCCGGCACCATCACCATGTTCTCGACCACCTGGTGCGGCTACTGCAACCGCCTGAAGAAGCAGCTGGACGCCAAAGGCATCGGCTACACCGAGATCAACATCGAAGAAGTCGATGGCACCGCCGAACTCGTCGAGCAGCTCAACGGAGGCAACCGAACCGTCCCCACCGTCCTCTTCCCTGACGGAACTGCGGCCACCAACCCGTCCGCATCAGAAGTTGAGAGCCGCCTGGCCGCATAG
- a CDS encoding S-(hydroxymethyl)mycothiol dehydrogenase codes for MVHAVKGVVVRSKGAPATLETILVPEPGPGEALVDILTSGVCHTDLHYKLGGISDDFPFLLGHEATGVVSAVGPDVTDVAPGDRVVLNWRAVCGNCRACNRGQAQYCFNTHNATQKMTLEDGTELSPALGIGAFIEKTLVAAGQCTKVDPDADPAAVGLLGCGVMAGLGAAINTGNVKRGDSVAVIGCGGVGVAAIAGAALAGATTIIAVDIDAKKLKRAKDLGATHTVDSSTGDPIEEIRALTGGFGADVVIDAVGRPETYKQAFYARDLAGTVVLVGVPTPEMTLELPLLDVFGRGGSLKSSWYGDCLPSRDFPMLVDLYKQGKLDLDAFVTERITIDQVEEAFDKMHEGAVLRSVVEL; via the coding sequence ATGGTCCACGCAGTAAAAGGCGTCGTCGTCCGCTCCAAAGGCGCCCCCGCAACCCTTGAAACCATCCTGGTTCCCGAGCCCGGCCCCGGCGAAGCACTGGTGGACATCCTCACCAGCGGCGTCTGCCACACAGACCTCCACTACAAACTCGGTGGCATCAGCGACGACTTCCCGTTCCTCCTCGGCCACGAAGCCACCGGCGTCGTCAGCGCAGTCGGCCCGGACGTCACCGATGTAGCACCCGGCGATCGCGTAGTCCTCAACTGGCGCGCAGTCTGCGGCAACTGCCGGGCCTGCAACCGCGGCCAAGCCCAGTACTGCTTCAACACCCACAACGCCACCCAAAAAATGACACTCGAAGACGGCACTGAACTCTCGCCAGCCCTGGGCATCGGCGCCTTCATCGAAAAGACGCTCGTGGCCGCAGGCCAATGCACCAAAGTAGACCCCGACGCCGACCCCGCCGCAGTGGGGCTCCTCGGCTGCGGCGTCATGGCAGGTCTGGGTGCAGCCATCAACACCGGCAACGTCAAACGAGGCGACTCCGTGGCAGTGATCGGCTGCGGCGGCGTGGGCGTAGCAGCCATCGCCGGAGCCGCGCTCGCAGGCGCCACCACCATCATCGCCGTGGACATCGATGCAAAAAAGCTCAAGCGCGCCAAGGACCTCGGCGCAACCCACACCGTGGACTCCTCCACTGGGGACCCCATTGAAGAAATCAGGGCCCTCACAGGTGGCTTCGGCGCAGACGTGGTGATTGACGCCGTCGGACGTCCCGAAACCTACAAGCAGGCGTTCTACGCACGCGACCTCGCAGGCACCGTTGTCCTGGTTGGCGTCCCCACACCGGAGATGACCTTGGAACTGCCCCTGCTGGATGTCTTCGGCCGAGGCGGATCACTCAAGTCGTCCTGGTACGGCGACTGCCTGCCGTCACGGGACTTCCCCATGCTGGTGGACCTGTACAAGCAAGGAAAGCTGGACCTGGACGCCTTCGTCACCGAGCGCATCACCATCGACCAAGTGGAAGAAGCGTTCGACAAAATGCATGAAGGCGCCGTCCTCCGATCGGTGGTTGAGCTGTGA
- a CDS encoding MBL fold metallo-hydrolase produces MSAGNVRIDHVVTSGTFSLDGGTWDVDNNVWIIGDDSECVVIDPAHNPEKIREAVADRTVKAILLTHGHDDHISSAGAFRDLVNAPIHLHQEDWMLWKTVFPHADPDAAIADGDEFTVAGATLKAIHTPGHSPGSVSLHLASKDTLFSGDTLFQGGPGATGRSYSDFPTIIESIRTKLLSLPEETVVRTGHGDSTTIGDEKPHLDEWIARGH; encoded by the coding sequence GTGAGCGCCGGCAACGTCAGGATCGATCACGTAGTCACGTCCGGTACTTTCTCGCTGGACGGAGGAACGTGGGACGTGGACAACAACGTCTGGATCATCGGCGACGATTCCGAGTGCGTCGTCATTGACCCCGCCCACAACCCCGAAAAAATCCGCGAGGCCGTAGCTGACCGCACTGTCAAAGCCATCCTGCTGACCCACGGCCATGACGACCACATCAGCTCCGCCGGCGCTTTCCGGGACCTGGTCAACGCACCCATTCACCTGCACCAAGAGGACTGGATGCTGTGGAAGACGGTATTCCCCCACGCTGACCCGGACGCCGCGATTGCGGACGGTGACGAGTTCACTGTTGCCGGCGCGACGCTGAAGGCGATCCACACTCCCGGACACTCTCCGGGATCTGTATCCCTGCACCTGGCCAGCAAAGATACTCTCTTCAGCGGAGACACACTCTTCCAAGGCGGACCCGGGGCTACGGGACGCTCCTACAGCGACTTCCCCACCATCATCGAGTCCATCAGGACCAAGCTCCTCTCATTGCCCGAGGAAACCGTGGTCCGCACCGGACACGGTGATTCAACCACCATCGGCGATGAAAAACCGCACTTGGACGAATGGATCGCCCGCGGACACTGA
- a CDS encoding lipoyl protein ligase domain-containing protein, with amino-acid sequence MGQPGAGHRQLTVYRQKESMGAAGDLDFALELLQRARSGRLGPSLRLYRPQPTVAFGQRDANLPGFHAAEEACRELGFEPLIRKAGGRAAAYHQGTLVIDHIEPHPDAIVRAKARFSEFGDLLAGALRSVGVHAAVGEIPGEYCPGEFSVHGEDPDFPAHRIKLIGTAQRVVSGGWLFSSVIVVEDSTPIREVLTASYAALGLEWDTATAGAANDLLPHLDVQSVEEAVIEAYRGYADIVDGDFSSLVG; translated from the coding sequence ATGGGCCAACCCGGTGCGGGGCACCGTCAGCTCACTGTTTATCGCCAAAAAGAGTCCATGGGTGCCGCCGGTGACCTCGACTTCGCTTTGGAACTGCTCCAGCGTGCCCGCAGCGGCAGGCTCGGCCCGTCTCTTCGCCTCTACCGGCCGCAACCTACTGTGGCGTTTGGTCAGCGCGATGCAAACCTTCCGGGGTTTCACGCTGCGGAGGAGGCCTGCCGGGAACTCGGGTTCGAACCCCTTATTCGCAAAGCAGGAGGCCGCGCCGCTGCATACCACCAGGGAACGCTGGTGATTGATCACATCGAGCCGCACCCGGACGCAATTGTTCGTGCCAAGGCACGTTTCTCGGAGTTTGGCGATTTGCTGGCCGGTGCGCTTCGGAGTGTTGGCGTCCACGCCGCCGTCGGTGAAATTCCTGGGGAGTACTGCCCTGGCGAATTCAGTGTCCACGGTGAGGACCCTGACTTCCCGGCGCACCGCATCAAGCTGATCGGCACGGCCCAGCGCGTCGTCTCGGGTGGATGGCTCTTCAGTTCTGTGATCGTGGTGGAAGACTCCACGCCCATCCGGGAGGTTCTTACAGCCTCCTATGCCGCGCTTGGCCTGGAATGGGACACTGCGACGGCGGGGGCTGCCAATGATTTGCTGCCGCACCTGGATGTTCAGTCCGTGGAAGAGGCCGTTATTGAGGCGTACCGCGGGTATGCCGACATTGTGGACGGCGACTTCAGCAGCCTGGTGGGTTAA
- a CDS encoding thioesterase family protein, with protein sequence MTTALPELADGDFYYESLGGGRFRSTLHAQGAWNPHEQHMAPASGIIADALVRHEPRDDVRIARISYEILGLIPGGEFQITTSTLRPGRTIELLQAELSAGGRVAIRAAAWRMITSDTSAVAAVEDEPMPAPDECKPWDGASVWPGGYIRSLEMRIAEGHRPGSGKVWIRTSHPLTDHRDSSDLARLMGLVDTANGIAARVPPGENSYIFPNVDLQIHMYRAPSGEWLGLDNKVSFGADGIGLTSTVLHDVNGPFGRAEQILTVRKS encoded by the coding sequence TTGACTACTGCATTACCGGAACTGGCGGACGGCGACTTCTACTACGAATCACTGGGCGGGGGACGTTTCAGGTCCACCCTTCACGCTCAAGGTGCGTGGAATCCGCACGAACAACATATGGCTCCCGCGTCGGGCATCATCGCAGATGCTCTGGTTCGGCATGAGCCGCGGGATGATGTCCGGATAGCTCGCATCAGCTACGAGATCCTTGGGCTTATTCCCGGTGGTGAGTTCCAGATCACTACTTCGACGCTGAGGCCGGGCAGGACCATTGAACTCCTCCAGGCAGAACTATCGGCAGGGGGACGTGTGGCTATTCGCGCCGCTGCCTGGCGCATGATTACCAGCGACACCAGTGCTGTGGCAGCAGTGGAGGATGAGCCCATGCCGGCTCCTGATGAATGCAAGCCCTGGGATGGGGCGAGCGTGTGGCCGGGGGGTTACATCCGTTCTCTGGAAATGCGGATAGCCGAAGGGCACCGTCCGGGGTCGGGCAAAGTATGGATCCGGACGTCCCACCCGCTCACTGATCACCGGGACAGTTCTGATCTGGCCCGCCTGATGGGCTTGGTGGATACCGCCAATGGCATTGCTGCGCGTGTTCCTCCGGGGGAGAACAGCTACATTTTTCCCAACGTCGATCTCCAGATCCACATGTATCGTGCGCCCTCGGGTGAGTGGTTGGGCCTGGACAATAAGGTCTCTTTCGGAGCTGATGGGATCGGCCTGACATCCACGGTCCTCCACGATGTAAACGGGCCTTTTGGGCGGGCCGAGCAGATCCTGACTGTGAGGAAGAGTTGA
- a CDS encoding DedA family protein, protein MDQIMSLPFGVALAALFAIVMIRVNVTYWIGRGAVAGLAHTRFGNSLERPKAARAQALIQRWGPYAVVLSFLTIGLQTAINLAAGAARMPLRRYLPAAVAGSLMWALLYATIGLAALEAWLAVTAASPVGAAVGVAALAGIVLWVVVFRRRRARAKSPDTVV, encoded by the coding sequence GTGGATCAGATCATGAGTTTGCCGTTCGGCGTCGCACTCGCGGCGCTCTTCGCTATTGTGATGATCCGCGTCAACGTCACTTACTGGATCGGGCGTGGAGCTGTAGCCGGACTCGCCCACACCCGCTTCGGAAATTCGCTGGAGCGGCCCAAAGCAGCCCGGGCCCAGGCGCTGATACAGCGTTGGGGTCCGTACGCCGTCGTGCTGTCATTTCTGACCATTGGCCTCCAAACGGCCATTAACCTCGCCGCCGGTGCCGCGCGCATGCCGCTTCGGCGATACCTGCCCGCGGCCGTGGCGGGTTCGCTGATGTGGGCACTGCTCTACGCGACGATCGGTCTTGCAGCCTTGGAGGCTTGGCTGGCCGTAACCGCTGCCTCACCCGTTGGGGCTGCCGTGGGTGTAGCGGCTTTGGCGGGGATTGTTCTCTGGGTTGTCGTCTTCCGTCGGCGTCGGGCCAGAGCCAAGTCACCGGATACAGTGGTCTGA
- a CDS encoding FAD-dependent oxidoreductase, which yields MKSLWLDRESRFTSDSIPEEKHFDTIVVGAGLTGMVAALLLSRSGQRVVVFEARTLGAVTTGNTTGKLSLLQGGVLSALRSQYSLKVVQAYVEANKSGQAWLTQYMEQQGIAFQRRTAVTFATTDDGGQRLRKEAAVSRDAGLDVHFSRDPGLPFPVVEALELEGQAQIHPMDVLETLARDIREHGGMIVEDMQVQNVGSAQPLEVSTAKGTFTADTVVIATGIPILDRGLYFAKLEPNRSYAAALRVPGDIPRGMYLSIDSPTRSQRTQPTAEGELLLVGGYGHTAGRAKSPQSHVNELLGWATKHYPGAEVTHTWSAQDYRATNLMPFFGKLPRGHGRIFFGTGYNKWGMSNGVAAALSITSDILGGQSDWASVIHHRVTSPQGALQAVRLNAGTTKRMVEDRARIKANPEITDQTRPAEGTGVVGLYKGEPAAVSTVDGTVCMVSASCSHLGGIVSWNDTEKSWDCPLHGSRFSPEGRYLEGPATRPLQESPGKEKD from the coding sequence ATGAAATCGCTGTGGTTGGACCGGGAATCCCGCTTCACGTCGGACTCAATCCCTGAAGAAAAGCACTTTGACACCATAGTGGTTGGTGCAGGCCTCACCGGGATGGTGGCCGCCCTGCTGTTGTCCAGGTCCGGTCAGCGGGTGGTGGTCTTCGAAGCCCGGACACTCGGGGCAGTGACCACAGGGAACACCACCGGCAAGCTGAGCCTCCTGCAAGGCGGGGTGCTCTCGGCCTTGCGGAGCCAGTACTCGCTGAAGGTGGTTCAGGCCTATGTGGAGGCCAACAAGTCCGGACAAGCCTGGCTGACGCAGTACATGGAGCAGCAGGGGATCGCGTTCCAGCGGCGGACCGCTGTCACGTTCGCCACCACCGACGACGGCGGCCAGCGGCTCCGCAAAGAAGCTGCGGTGTCGCGGGACGCAGGTTTGGACGTGCACTTCAGCCGTGACCCCGGGCTGCCATTTCCGGTGGTGGAGGCTCTGGAACTCGAAGGACAGGCCCAAATTCACCCCATGGACGTGTTGGAAACGCTCGCCAGGGACATCCGGGAACACGGCGGCATGATTGTTGAGGACATGCAGGTGCAGAACGTTGGTTCCGCCCAACCCCTGGAAGTGTCCACAGCTAAGGGAACGTTTACCGCGGACACTGTGGTGATCGCCACGGGCATCCCCATCCTGGACCGCGGACTGTACTTCGCCAAGCTTGAGCCCAACCGATCCTATGCAGCGGCGTTGAGGGTACCGGGCGATATTCCGCGGGGCATGTATCTCTCCATCGATTCCCCCACGCGTTCCCAGCGGACCCAACCAACAGCCGAGGGGGAACTTCTCCTGGTAGGCGGATACGGCCACACGGCGGGGCGCGCGAAGTCGCCGCAGTCTCATGTGAATGAGCTCCTCGGATGGGCAACCAAGCACTACCCGGGGGCAGAGGTCACCCACACCTGGTCTGCCCAGGACTACCGGGCCACCAACCTGATGCCGTTCTTCGGCAAGCTTCCCCGCGGCCACGGACGGATCTTCTTTGGCACCGGTTACAACAAATGGGGGATGAGCAACGGTGTGGCAGCGGCTCTGTCCATCACCTCGGACATCCTGGGCGGCCAGTCAGATTGGGCGAGCGTCATCCATCATCGGGTCACTTCGCCCCAAGGCGCACTCCAGGCTGTACGCCTCAATGCGGGCACCACCAAGCGCATGGTGGAAGATAGGGCCCGGATCAAGGCCAACCCCGAAATTACGGATCAAACCCGACCGGCAGAGGGAACCGGTGTGGTGGGCCTGTACAAGGGTGAGCCGGCGGCGGTGTCCACCGTGGACGGTACCGTTTGCATGGTTTCGGCCAGCTGCTCGCATCTTGGCGGGATCGTGAGCTGGAATGACACCGAAAAGTCGTGGGATTGCCCCTTGCACGGTTCGCGCTTCAGCCCCGAGGGCAGGTACCTTGAGGGCCCCGCGACGCGTCCTTTGCAGGAGTCGCCGGGGAAGGAGAAGGACTAA
- a CDS encoding DNA alkylation repair protein — MSEAGDFVDYTLQMESTWEKAAEASERLGGSLKVYGASVGAVRGTVRDALKKYKHLDHDHITALSSELYSEPVFERRLAAVVLLQTKVKILVNTDLTRIEGFIRQAGTRELVDPLARDVVKPLVARLEGIAKERAERVLERWAADPDPELRHAAALASEAATP; from the coding sequence GTGAGTGAAGCCGGAGATTTTGTGGATTACACCCTGCAGATGGAGTCCACCTGGGAGAAAGCAGCAGAGGCCAGCGAGCGACTGGGCGGCAGCTTGAAGGTTTATGGAGCATCGGTGGGTGCTGTCCGGGGAACGGTGCGGGATGCCTTGAAAAAGTACAAACACCTGGACCACGACCACATCACGGCACTGAGTTCGGAGCTCTACTCGGAGCCGGTCTTCGAACGCCGCCTCGCTGCGGTGGTTCTGCTGCAGACGAAAGTAAAGATCCTGGTCAACACGGACCTGACCCGTATTGAGGGTTTCATCAGGCAAGCCGGGACACGGGAGCTGGTGGATCCATTGGCGAGGGACGTCGTGAAGCCGTTGGTGGCTCGGCTGGAGGGCATAGCGAAGGAACGTGCCGAACGCGTCCTTGAGCGCTGGGCCGCTGATCCGGACCCGGAACTACGGCACGCCGCGGCTCTGGCATCGGAGGCTGCTACCCCTTGA
- a CDS encoding YhcG family protein produces the protein MTSQELAAEASFPGVPAASSMPEWYPTLLHTVAKEVRAGRTRAMAAANSELLNSYWSIGRQLAARESEQGWGAKVVTRLSADIRTRFPEAKGFSPRNLRYMKSFAQAWPDFPMLQEPLATLPWYHQIALMEKLDDAATRLWYAAAAAQHGWSRNVLTHQISTRLHERSGQAITNFANTMVPADSDLAQQATKDPYVFDFLSMSDRHTERDLELQLVKHVEKFLLELGQGFAFVGEQVRLEIAGDEFFADLLFYHLKLRCYMVIELKAVKFEPGFLGQLGMYMAAVDDLLAHPDDKPTIGLLLCKEKNSVVAEYALRGFNAPVGIAEWKTSLADSLPDELVASLPSIETLEAELASEAARLQG, from the coding sequence ATGACCTCCCAAGAACTCGCCGCCGAGGCATCATTCCCGGGTGTGCCGGCCGCTTCGTCCATGCCCGAGTGGTACCCCACCCTTCTCCATACAGTGGCAAAGGAGGTCAGGGCAGGGCGGACTCGGGCCATGGCTGCCGCCAACAGTGAGCTGCTGAATTCCTACTGGAGCATTGGCCGGCAGCTTGCGGCGCGGGAATCCGAGCAAGGCTGGGGAGCCAAAGTGGTTACGCGCCTGTCAGCGGATATCCGCACCCGCTTCCCCGAGGCGAAGGGCTTCTCCCCCAGGAACCTTCGGTATATGAAGAGCTTCGCCCAAGCCTGGCCGGACTTCCCAATGTTGCAAGAGCCGCTTGCAACATTGCCTTGGTACCACCAGATCGCGCTCATGGAAAAGCTCGACGACGCCGCCACGCGCCTTTGGTACGCCGCGGCGGCTGCCCAGCACGGATGGTCACGCAACGTTCTGACCCACCAGATTTCCACTCGCTTGCACGAACGCTCCGGGCAGGCCATCACGAACTTTGCCAACACGATGGTTCCTGCGGACTCGGACCTTGCGCAGCAAGCCACCAAGGACCCGTACGTCTTCGACTTTTTATCCATGAGTGATCGGCACACCGAGCGGGACCTGGAGCTGCAATTGGTGAAGCACGTGGAGAAATTCCTGCTGGAGCTGGGCCAGGGTTTCGCGTTTGTTGGCGAGCAGGTGCGGTTGGAAATTGCCGGGGACGAGTTCTTCGCCGATCTGCTGTTCTATCACCTCAAACTGCGCTGCTACATGGTGATCGAACTCAAGGCCGTGAAATTCGAACCCGGTTTCCTGGGGCAGCTTGGCATGTACATGGCGGCCGTGGACGATCTTCTGGCGCATCCGGACGACAAACCAACCATCGGTTTGCTGCTGTGCAAGGAGAAGAACAGTGTGGTGGCTGAGTATGCACTGCGTGGGTTTAACGCACCTGTGGGCATCGCGGAGTGGAAGACCTCCCTCGCGGACTCCTTGCCGGACGAATTGGTGGCGAGCCTGCCGAGCATCGAGACTTTGGAAGCGGAGTTGGCATCCGAAGCTGCGCGCTTGCAGGGTTGA